In one window of Methanobrevibacter boviskoreani JH1 DNA:
- a CDS encoding nitroreductase family protein: protein MHLLLNSIKCSACGKCASVCIRDNLKLVGDHIEETGGNCFDCGQCMAVCKEDAIRLKAYENQEDRIEDYNPKEIPFSYDEYIQFLKQRRSCRWFTRKEVSKEEYEKLFEAAYYSPSAQNMQDVEFLVVKDNLQEFLEHVYSIIKVEEDEFPRIAQFGDYLKHPDNYKNNPFLWEGKELILTFSNNIMNGIIASTRVELAAYTLGLGGFYSLFLSKADSIDHDKLMEFFPQIDSDKHMSSVFVIGHPRTRFLRTIPHKKIKFDYY, encoded by the coding sequence ATGCATCTATTATTAAATTCTATAAAATGTTCTGCATGTGGAAAATGTGCAAGTGTATGTATTCGAGATAATTTGAAACTAGTGGGAGATCACATTGAGGAGACAGGTGGAAACTGTTTTGATTGTGGTCAATGTATGGCAGTATGTAAGGAAGATGCTATAAGGTTGAAAGCATATGAAAACCAGGAAGATAGGATTGAGGATTATAATCCTAAAGAGATTCCATTTTCCTATGATGAGTATATCCAGTTTTTAAAACAGAGAAGGTCATGCAGATGGTTTACAAGAAAGGAAGTTTCAAAAGAGGAATATGAAAAGCTTTTTGAGGCAGCTTATTATTCCCCCTCAGCTCAGAATATGCAGGATGTGGAATTTCTAGTGGTTAAGGACAATCTTCAAGAATTTCTGGAACATGTTTACAGTATTATTAAGGTGGAAGAAGATGAATTTCCAAGAATTGCCCAATTTGGTGATTATCTAAAACATCCCGACAATTATAAAAATAATCCTTTTTTATGGGAAGGTAAGGAGTTAATTTTAACCTTCTCTAATAATATTATGAATGGTATAATCGCAAGTACAAGGGTTGAACTCGCTGCATATACCCTGGGTCTAGGTGGATTTTATTCCTTGTTCCTTTCAAAAGCAGATTCCATTGACCATGATAAGCTAATGGAATTCTTCCCACAGATTGATTCAGATAAACATATGTCTTCTGTTTTTGTAATTGGTCATCCAAGAACAAGGTTTTTAAGAACAATACCTCATAAAAAGATTAAATTTGATTATTATTAA
- a CDS encoding zinc ribbon domain-containing protein translates to MALIDKYTCKNCSFEFEYKDLIFYFDDDLEKITIEQVTKSSLEKAGKSSLSGRIDEAYCRECDDTVRVYIITDRDNYTSLTNDKIREKIDAASEDELYRIYFWQDDRSRDNNEDICPKCGKVLTWISDDSLCPKCGNELKLDEIIVKD, encoded by the coding sequence ATGGCACTAATTGATAAATATACCTGTAAAAATTGTTCATTTGAATTCGAATACAAGGATCTAATCTTTTACTTCGATGATGACTTAGAAAAGATTACTATCGAACAAGTGACAAAGTCATCACTTGAAAAGGCAGGAAAATCCTCACTATCCGGAAGGATAGATGAGGCATATTGTAGGGAATGTGATGATACTGTCAGGGTATACATCATAACAGATAGGGATAACTACACCAGCCTAACAAATGATAAAATCAGAGAAAAGATAGATGCTGCATCTGAAGACGAATTATACAGGATTTACTTCTGGCAAGATGATCGTTCAAGAGACAATAATGAGGACATCTGTCCAAAATGCGGTAAAGTCCTAACTTGGATATCCGATGATAGTCTATGTCCTAAATGCGGCAATGAATTGAAATTAGATGAAATTATAGTAAAAGATTAA
- the queC gene encoding 7-cyano-7-deazaguanine synthase QueC produces MREKAIAVLSGGLDSTVAMSCYVNDYDIEAVTFDYGQKAIKQEIKAAKNICNHYNIPHTVIDLKWLGDISDSALNSDNDIPNPSDEDLDNLDEAQKTANAVWVPGRNIVFTAIATSFAESVGASKIIVGWDLEEANTFPDNSKEFLDAFNNLLNIGSPEDLEVVAPAIDLNKDEIVKLGNKNNCPMELSYSCYTGHDKHCGVCESCMRRKRGFKQSGIEDLTEYEN; encoded by the coding sequence ATGAGAGAAAAAGCAATAGCAGTTTTATCTGGAGGACTTGATTCCACAGTGGCAATGAGTTGTTATGTTAATGATTATGACATAGAAGCTGTAACCTTTGATTATGGCCAAAAAGCAATTAAACAAGAAATCAAAGCTGCAAAAAATATTTGTAACCATTATAACATACCCCATACAGTTATTGACCTTAAATGGCTTGGAGACATTAGTGATTCCGCACTTAACAGTGACAATGATATTCCAAATCCCTCTGATGAGGATTTAGACAATCTGGACGAGGCACAAAAAACGGCCAATGCTGTTTGGGTTCCAGGAAGGAACATTGTTTTTACGGCAATTGCAACATCATTTGCTGAAAGTGTTGGTGCCAGTAAAATTATTGTAGGCTGGGACTTGGAAGAGGCAAATACCTTTCCAGATAACTCAAAGGAATTCTTAGATGCTTTTAATAATCTGTTGAATATTGGTTCACCGGAAGATTTAGAGGTTGTGGCACCTGCAATAGATTTAAATAAAGATGAAATTGTGAAATTAGGTAATAAAAATAACTGTCCAATGGAATTAAGTTACTCTTGTTATACAGGACATGATAAACATTGCGGAGTCTGTGAATCATGTATGAGACGTAAAAGAGGATTTAAACAAAGTGGAATTGAAGACTTAACAGAATACGAAAATTAA
- the larC gene encoding nickel pincer cofactor biosynthesis protein LarC: MTIIIDPQGSGISGNMLIGALVDLGADKNKIKEITEMASKDFGGVETTISKINKSGIDSTFCSVKTLDSKHPHNHGTPYKGLIEKIDKLNDVLPEEVITKSKEVFKVIALAESKVHGKSLDEIHFHEVGAADAVCDVIGTVYGFYLLGLNKEKIIGLPISVGGGRANTAHGIVSIPAPATCEILKGIKFMGGPVDSELATPTGCALYRVLCDEYLDFIPNIKAESIGYGAGSKDFKHPNVLRIIKTEDTKKKSEINVLETNVDHLSGEELGYLYDRLLDAGARDVIMIPIFMKKNRPGQLIQVICKDEQIENLLNVLFEETGTLGIRISPKTHRGTASRKFIKIPVEINNKEYKINFKIGYHNGRIISKRAEFEDTKKIAKETGLSLTEVREIANIKVREYLKNNN; the protein is encoded by the coding sequence ATGACGATTATAATAGACCCGCAAGGTTCAGGTATTTCTGGAAACATGCTTATTGGTGCATTAGTAGATTTAGGAGCAGACAAGAACAAAATTAAGGAAATAACTGAAATGGCATCTAAGGATTTTGGAGGAGTGGAAACCACTATCTCCAAAATTAACAAATCAGGAATTGATTCTACATTCTGCAGTGTAAAAACCTTAGATTCAAAACACCCCCATAACCATGGAACCCCTTATAAAGGATTGATTGAAAAGATTGATAAATTAAATGATGTTTTACCTGAGGAGGTAATAACCAAATCAAAAGAAGTTTTTAAAGTAATTGCTTTGGCAGAAAGTAAGGTTCATGGAAAATCACTTGATGAGATTCATTTTCATGAAGTGGGTGCCGCAGATGCTGTGTGTGATGTTATTGGAACCGTTTATGGCTTTTACCTGTTAGGATTAAATAAAGAGAAGATCATAGGTCTTCCAATATCCGTAGGTGGTGGAAGGGCAAATACTGCACATGGAATTGTAAGTATTCCCGCACCTGCAACCTGTGAGATCTTAAAGGGCATTAAATTTATGGGGGGGCCTGTTGACTCTGAACTTGCAACACCAACAGGATGCGCTCTTTACAGGGTCTTATGTGACGAATATCTTGATTTTATTCCAAATATAAAAGCCGAATCCATAGGATATGGGGCAGGTTCTAAAGACTTCAAACATCCTAATGTCTTAAGAATCATAAAAACCGAGGATACCAAGAAAAAATCAGAAATAAATGTACTTGAGACGAATGTGGATCATTTAAGTGGCGAGGAACTTGGATATCTATATGACAGATTATTAGATGCAGGTGCAAGAGACGTCATAATGATTCCAATATTCATGAAGAAAAACAGACCAGGCCAACTTATCCAGGTAATATGCAAGGACGAACAAATAGAAAACCTACTTAATGTATTATTTGAAGAGACTGGAACTTTAGGAATAAGAATATCTCCTAAAACACATAGAGGCACAGCCTCAAGAAAATTCATAAAGATACCTGTTGAAATCAATAATAAGGAATATAAGATTAACTTTAAAATCGGATACCATAATGGCAGAATAATTTCAAAAAGAGCAGAATTTGAAGACACTAAAAAAATAGCCAAAGAAACTGGTTTAAGTTTAACAGAAGTACGTGAAATAGCCAATATAAAAGTTAGAGAATATTTAAAAAACAACAATTAA